The following proteins are co-located in the Acidimicrobiales bacterium genome:
- a CDS encoding flagellar assembly protein FliW encodes MQISSTRFGDFEVPDDRAISIPDGLLGLPDSTNYVVVEIDDESPYFWVQSADQAELAFLATTPWLFYPDYEFEIDDAVQAELEVETIEDVQVVVLLTVHRDGDDVTALTANLLGPIVVNTESRIGKQLVLDSSPYSTQEALVS; translated from the coding sequence ATGCAGATCTCCTCCACCCGATTCGGCGACTTCGAGGTCCCCGACGACCGGGCCATCTCGATTCCCGACGGTCTCCTCGGTCTTCCCGACTCCACGAACTACGTCGTGGTCGAGATCGACGACGAATCGCCGTACTTCTGGGTACAGAGCGCCGACCAGGCCGAGCTGGCGTTCCTTGCCACCACGCCGTGGCTGTTCTACCCCGACTACGAGTTCGAGATCGATGATGCCGTCCAGGCCGAGCTCGAGGTCGAGACCATCGAAGACGTCCAGGTCGTCGTACTGCTCACCGTCCACCGTGACGGCGACGACGTCACTGCCCTCACCGCCAACCTGCTCGGTCCGATCGTGGTGAACACCGAGTCGCGGATCGGCAAGCAGCTCGTGCTGGACTCGTCCCCCTATTCCACCCAGGAAGCGCTGGTCTCGTAG
- the csrA gene encoding carbon storage regulator CsrA has translation MLVLSRRQNQSIVIGSNIVVRVIEIRGDHVRLGIEAPRSITVHREEVAREIAAANLAAAANTGAVDFGKLPLPKPRS, from the coding sequence ATGCTCGTCCTCAGCCGTCGCCAGAACCAGTCCATCGTCATCGGGTCCAACATCGTCGTACGCGTCATCGAGATCCGCGGCGACCACGTCCGTCTCGGTATCGAGGCCCCCCGGTCCATCACGGTGCACCGCGAAGAGGTGGCGCGCGAAATCGCCGCTGCCAACCTGGCGGCGGCCGCGAACACGGGCGCCGTCGACTTCGGCAAGCTGCCACTGCCCAAGCCTCGCAGCTGA
- a CDS encoding S26 family signal peptidase, producing MVHRLLIIVRAVTSRSVRMGSVFAVGELVAWARGNRRRVRVTGRSMEPTLSDGDHLLIVAGRPSYGDIVVVAHPDPVRDTVLVKRLDSVLPSGQLVVRSDNADVGTDSRSFGPIDPDSMLGIATVCLNTLGRLRAHTT from the coding sequence GTGGTACACCGCCTCCTGATCATCGTTCGAGCGGTCACCTCCCGCTCGGTCCGAATGGGATCCGTCTTCGCCGTCGGTGAACTCGTGGCCTGGGCCCGAGGGAACCGGCGGCGAGTTCGCGTCACGGGCCGTTCGATGGAGCCGACGCTGAGCGACGGCGACCATCTCCTGATCGTTGCCGGCCGACCATCGTACGGCGACATCGTGGTGGTCGCCCACCCGGATCCGGTGCGCGACACGGTGCTCGTGAAGCGGCTCGATTCGGTCCTGCCCTCGGGTCAGCTCGTGGTGAGGAGCGACAACGCCGATGTCGGCACCGACTCTCGTAGCTTCGGGCCGATCGATCCCGACTCGATGCTCGGCATCGCCACCGTGTGCCTCAACACCCTGGGTCGGCTTCGAGCGCACACCACCTGA
- the sodN gene encoding superoxide dismutase, Ni translates to MFSRLLDLLDRRSAALTVEAHCDGPCGVYDPASARIAAEAVLSMTKKLVDLGDGGDLAAENTKSRYIAIKEEQAELAKHELAVLWTDYFKPNHLEAYPDLHTTFWNVEKQCSTCKTTIDVAAAEELLKQIENIHNMFWESKGREVPWYTAS, encoded by the coding sequence ATGTTCAGTCGCCTCCTCGACCTCCTCGATCGTCGATCTGCCGCTCTCACCGTCGAGGCTCACTGCGATGGCCCTTGCGGTGTGTACGACCCCGCTTCGGCCCGCATCGCGGCCGAAGCCGTCCTGTCCATGACCAAGAAGCTCGTCGACCTCGGCGACGGTGGCGACCTGGCCGCCGAGAACACCAAGTCCCGCTACATCGCCATCAAGGAAGAGCAGGCCGAGCTGGCCAAGCACGAGCTCGCCGTGCTGTGGACCGACTACTTCAAGCCGAACCACCTCGAGGCCTACCCCGACCTCCACACCACCTTCTGGAACGTCGAGAAGCAGTGCTCAACCTGCAAGACCACCATCGACGTCGCGGCAGCCGAAGAGCTGCTGAAGCAGATCGAGAACATCCACAACATGTTCTGGGAGAGCAAGGGACGCGAGGTCCCGTGGTACACCGCCTCCTGA